The genomic window AAGGTACCTTTGTAATTTGCAATTCGTCAATAATATCCACCACGTTCTTGTACACCGCTTTACTGCTTGGTTTCACCAGTACCACCAGGCCCTTCTTCTTACTGCCCGTGATCTTCTCTACTTCGGAAACAGCCCCAAGAAGAACCTTCCTGATTCCGTCTGCTCCAAACGATGTCAGAGCCGGAGTGATCAACGGATCTTCGAGAGTACCCATGTACCATTGAATCTGGTTATGATGACCGATACAAATAGTCATTGTCCTGCTTTCAGACAGGCCGATCGGTTCTTCATCCTGCAAAGGCATGGCTATATCCATCGCTGATGGCTTGGCCAATGTAGTGGTAAGCATAAAAAACGTGATTAGCAGGAACATCAGATCAACCATCGGGGTGAGATCTAAACGGGGCGCATGCTTTGCTCTTCCTGAGCTACGATCATTGCGGGTAGTAAGCTCTGCCATGATATTAAATTTAAGTTTATATCATTGAGATGCAGAGAACAACAAATTTCCACAATGTGCCCCTCTTATTCCTCTTCTTTAAAATACACCTTATAATAGTTCATTGATTTTCCATCATCAAAGCCT from Arcticibacter tournemirensis includes these protein-coding regions:
- a CDS encoding ExbD/TolR family protein; the encoded protein is MAELTTRNDRSSGRAKHAPRLDLTPMVDLMFLLITFFMLTTTLAKPSAMDIAMPLQDEEPIGLSESRTMTICIGHHNQIQWYMGTLEDPLITPALTSFGADGIRKVLLGAVSEVEKITGSKKKGLVVLVKPSSKAVYKNVVDIIDELQITKVPSYAIVDISDEEIQQMKMSGIY